aaaaataaaatgaaagagatgttgtcaaattaataatacaaataagttttgttcttgaaataaaattttatgaaatctaCCTATTCATAcgttcattttaaaatataaattaattatataataagtgtaagACGTTTGAATTTAGatagacaaaaaattaaaattcagtGGTATTAACAAAGTATTAAGCATTCCATGTTGATTGCAatttgtttgtaattatatattttaagcaTATATTCAAACATCACCTGCTGCTCAACTTAATCATACAAATACACAAACTACACCCAAATCACAAATTACAGCTGAAACCATATCTTNNNNNNNNNNNNNNNNNNNNNNNNNNNNNNNNNNNNNNNNNACTCGACTCGACACATATTGCATGAATTCTGGGTCGGATAGTAGGCCCGCCATGGTATCTGGAGATAGCACCACCTCCAAGTCCACGCTCCCCCTCCCATCACCACCCGGAAACGCCGAAATCTTGCCGTCGAATTTGTTCGCCCGCCCGCTCTGAACTGCTACGGGTCTTCCCCACCCGAAATCATTCTCGTACATCGGGAACCTCGGAGAACTCCCCATCGTGATCATCGCGCCGTCAAAATTCCCCAATGGGAAGCACCTCGGCTCCTGCTCCCAATCCTCTACGTACTTCCTCACCGTAGCGTTACCGTGCGCCACCACGTTTTTGTTCAGCTGCTCCGCGCACCACCGTAGATCTTTACCCAAGACCTCGCCAGCCGTTGCGTAAGTTGGAATGCTCTGGATGGCGTTCCCGAAGTACAGCGGATCCAGCTTTGGCTCGAGCCGGTGTCGGCAGTTTACGGCCATCCGGAACGTTGTCATTTTTGAGGCGGGTAGTTTCCTCGCACGGGTGATGCCGCGCCATAGCAGCGCGCTTAACGattgaaaagatgaaatttCGGCAGTTGGATTTACCTGACTAGTCTCCCTGGAAACGGCGTTCATCAACCAGGTTAACGGCGTTAGCTTCCCCTCGGGATACTTCCTCGTGTCATTGCTGTGTTTGCCCATTAGCTCAGCAAAGTCAATTCCGCCGTTAACTTCCCGTTTCACTGTATTGTTATTAACTTTGGCTTTCAGCTTTAGAATCGATTCTCTGCTAAACCTGAAAATCCTCTCCCTAATCGGAGCGTCTCCGGAGAAAGTGACCGTAGGCCCGCCGACAGGGAGCTTCAGCACCGCCGGAGAAATCAAAATCGAGTCGCGGCTGAAATCCGGAATCCGAGAAATCCTCTTCACCCCGCGGCTTAACTCCGCGAAAGTATTAAAGAAGTTCCAAAACGAGGTCCCGTCCGTAACGGCATGATTCAAGGCGCAGCCAATGAAAACTCCGTCGGCCAACTCCGTCATCTGCACGGAGAGAATGGGTCTAAAATGCCCTTCATAGCTCACCGTCTGGTCTAAAGCGAAGAACCCCTTCACCGCCTTCGGCAGGTCGTCATTGGACACAAGCAAATCCCTAACGTAAATATGCGACCCGTTGGCGTGAATGAAATCAACGCCAGCGTCATTGCAGGTGATGTAAACGTACCCGTCTGAGTCTGTGGTGAGACGGCCGGCCAGCGGCGGGAAATGGGTGAGCGCCTGCGAGAGGCTGCGTTTGAGCAGGGAAACGAGCTCGGAAACCGGAAATGGCGGGCGCGTAAACAAACAACCTTTCTGAATATAGTGGCAGGAGAGCATTGGGAGGTCTGAAACCGAGAGTTTCAGCTCACCCAAAGTGGACTTCTGATCAGGAAAAACTGTGCATCTGGAAACCAGAGGCAAAGATTCAGAAACCATTGTGTATATGGTAAGATTTTTGGcagtttaatttctttcttgatgGTGGGCTCTCACTTGAGAAGGGGCTATGGAGAGTGAGGAGTGAGAGTGAGGGAGAatggtggggggtgggggtggtaTATATAGGAGGAGGGTGGGGGTGGGTTCATGTATTTGGTGAAGCGTTGCAGCAGGTTATTAATGGTGATGGGGAGTGGGTGAGGAATATTTTTAGCTGAAGAGACGAAGAGAGAGATATTATTGGATGGCACGTGTACAACTGTGGGCAGTACTACCTCACCCTCTTGGAGTAATTTTCCTGAgttattaatttcttctatAGTGCCAACATTGCGATGTGGTGGTCTATTTGGATAATAAGTAGTAAATTTTTTGCTTGAAGTTGCAGATTTGAATCTTATGGAGAACACAGAGTTTATTATTTCACAGGAgtggattataaattgatgatgttatttaattcaatagaattaaattacgATAGTTAAGTCCAACAATATCTCTTGATGAATATTGAAAGAATTTTAGTTGGGTAGTaccttttataattttggtacaaTCCCAATCATTTTAAGTTTCGTTAGATTCTGTTCGAGATGGCATAGTGGCGATTTGAGCCGACTCAATCATGTTATCTTTAGATATGAATGTTCAATCTTTTTCGGTCATTAACGGTTATATGTGAAATACGTCACTTTAATGTGACAAGACAAGTGACCAcagtttataaatattactccaattcatatattaaataaatgatttcaATAGTATTTACTATTTTGAAGTCTATCTCGAGCACGTTGGAAGGGTCACCTAATGCATCCTTGATCGAACCAAGGGCCAAAGCTTGAACTAGTATATGACATGAAGCACGAATAAAACTTTAGAGACTCGGTCGAGatataaaatctcaaaaaaaatgtttattattttatacgaGTGGATTGTAAATTAACAATATCAATTGgtgtattttaattcaacaGGATGCGGCTATGATAATAAGTTAGACAATATCGCAACAAACATTggagaaagaaatattttctaggaaaaaatttaattcaaatcggGTCTAATAGAAcctaatcaattatataataagtataatatatttattgtataattaatgtataatttataaaatgtgaCGGAGCACGTTACAAGTGTATCCCACATTAGGTTTGTAAACGTAACATCTTTGTATGGTTATTAATAGTAAGAAGTAGAATTTCTCAATccacataataataaagaagTACATCAAATTTTGCATCATTCACCCGCCTTCTCTCACAGTTCCCCATACCCTTTCCCTATTTTTGGGGATCGTCGCAACAAATCAATAACATACGCCATACCGTGCTCCTTATTGTTACgctaatttgatttgatctgGTTTTTTTATGATTGATGAGGGTGTTACCTCATTCTCAATAAAAGACAAGAAACCCcttatttaaagtaaaaataccCCAAAAACACTAGGGAACCTACGTACATGTATTTGGATCGAGTTGCATAATCGGCCTTGCTCCAGGACCCACAAAACCTTGCCCATATAAATAACACCTTTCTCACCATACgattataaataagagatgTCAAGATGATGCCACGTGACCCAGCCTAGGACCtatcattatatatagagCGAACATATAGCGAGTTTGGATCGGTTGGAGAAGATCGTATATTTTGATCCATATtaatgatcaagaattattattattattattactatatatatatatatgtttatgcgtatacaatatttttgttaatttatgaataaaaaaatatatgtaatattatacatagTACATACgagatcaaatattaatttactataatttataaaaaatattatttgaatgaaatgTGAAACTATTTGATCTGGTCCGTGCATCAATATTTGTAAGAcgtaatgtattatatttctaaaattataaagtccaagcattcatataaaattacaagccATAAATCTTTTCTCGTCCATTTGTGTAAAGGACTTTACAATATTTGAGAAGGAATTTATACGACTTCAAGTATTTAATGTGTGTGGATTTGGGTTGGGGATGGGAATATCATTTTTACccctctatttttatatttattatataattaatttaatttaatcagatatagtttgaattttttaaaaaaaaagcacatatcatagtaaaaaattgaatgagagAAATGGAACGTGGCGTACATGCAAACGCTTTGGCAGCAGATGGGGGAGCgactttctttgtttttccaaaGGTTGGGAACCCGTTTTCTCTTCCTTTACTTTTCCTCGTTTTTGTAACATTGGATTTTGTTTACAGCATAATTACTGAATTAGAATgtaattgagaatttttctaATACCAACTGTATAGACATAGCATGGAGATAGTGTAGCATAATATTAATGCAAGTAGctaccacacaaatatataagaGCATTCCTGAGCGCCGACTATTCGCATTCTGTAACTTGGCTGTCATTCNNNNNNNNNNTTTCTTCCCTCTATTTTACATCTTCACAACTATTTAATTATGTcctattaaacaaatattaccCTCCTCAAAtcctattaaaatattattttatttgattatcataattttactATCACACTAATAATTTAGCTCATCAACTCTATAATGTCCTCGTTaaaggtttttctttttatttaaaaaaattacaacgcGACGACTTTTTAAGGACTCATCCTTCCTAATATTACTcgtataagattttttttcttttagctCGGGCACCAACACGCACCCAAGATTGAAACACATACCCTTTCCATaagttccttttttttttaacactcGTACACATACTCAAGATTTGAATCTTGTATTTGAACCATTGGGTTGACCCTCGACCCTCGAGGGACAATGCTCTTGTATAAAATTGCGAGCTACATgtttagtgaaatttgaattcacAACATTTAAGAACAAGCTAGTAATATGATACTTAGATTATTATACTGTGACAGCATCCAATCAGAATTAGAATTTCTCATAAATCTTGTCAATTTGTcctatacaaataattaaatatagaaactctattatttaataatcactTAGCTTATGTCTAAGATGACcagatgagaaaaaaaaaaaggtcggttaaattattgaaaaaattaatcaacagAAACCGTCTTTTCTGTTACGTCGGCGCGTGCCAGccaatatttaaaatttgagtaCAGTGgattattcaatattaatcacaattaattaatgatttatgaTTGCGTACATGTTTTAGCGGTTAATTTAATGGTTTTGGATTGGTAGGTCCGATGCTCCTTTGCCTCTTcgattattaataattaataaataattgtttgttttgattaaaataagTCTTAAGTTGTACTGCGGAGTTGAAAGGGTTAATGTTATTTGCACGTGTGTGACAGTTCAAGTCCaaataatttgcttcattacCACGGTTTTTAGTGTTAATCCCGACAATAAAGGTTGGATTCATTCTGTAATTTGGTCCATGAAATTCATGGAGTATGTGTTTCTACGCAGATTCTTGCCTACGTGTTTTCACAatgcattaatatattatatataattttcgtATTTAATCATTATAGAGTAGATCTATTGTCGTCAAAACCACATTGAAAAGATCCGAAATATAGTCATATGATacttaaatcaaataaattgtaaatgataaatatataagagtCGTAACTGCTAAATGGAGGATGactaaatataacttttcttATGATTTCATATGAACCGCAAACGCCAAAATGACTGGATGATCCGATGGATGCAtacatatttttgaaaaatcaagatGGAGCCtaaagattttaaatgaacaaaataaattgaaaaggaatatatatagaaatgaTTGATAGGTGTGAAATTTGTCAACATCCTGTGGAGGGTccctatacatacatattcCGTGGGTTCATCAATTTGTATGAGCACAAAAATGGTATGATTAGGTAGGGTTGGGAAGGCAGAGGGATACATAACCATTCATGTACCTAAAGActttgagaaattttaataacacTCTGATTCCCATTAATATGCGTTCTCTGAATTTGGCTCCCTCCTTTCCCTTACCAAATGGTTCACTTCACACTTCAGCCCACCAAACAAATCAACCcccaaacaaatatattaattaattatgtaaatcaGCGAATGAAGCACACTCAATGTATGTACATAAATGAAGGGGGTGATGGTGACCTGCACCCCAGCCGCCCTACTCAGATTTCAACGACCGCGGTGTCGATCAAACAAGTGTCTCTTCTCGGCAGGGTCAcccccaatttttttataacattaattaaggttttaattaaaattaatttttttaaaaagttccaagttttcttttaaattacaaaattaatttaaattttaaaataatatagaaaagtattaaattttcaaaatacatatataaaatagtaattaaaattgaaatagtattcatagtaaataatataatttataaagaatatttaaattaattaataaatattatttattattgattaatatttatattgatatagattaattatattaaaaataaacttcattcagttatattatttctattgtgattttaatttaatttttcaatctaagttataaatttataaaaaagttatatagtttttatggtattttgatattaaaataaatagagcaaataacacaaaattatatttttagaacgtatgaaaaataaaattactgaaaataaGGTTAAAACaagtaattttaatcataataatgtTGAACACATTATAGGGGCATTTTAGTTCAAAATGCCCAAAAATAAAGTTCAGAACACTAGAAAAACGCTACTGATCGCATCACTTGTGCATTCAACATACCttccattaattattaatgaaaagaatatttttttttcgagTTTTATAAAACACGAAGAGGGGGGAGGGTTTAgcatattttcaaaacacatgaattatttaattatttcaacaaaatataaaggggttaaatgaattttagcCCTTAATATACAATGTAGATTACATCACGTCAGTACAATATATGTTTTGCTGCAATTAAATTGAGACCATATTGAACCCTTTTACTATGTTAATTGTTgtatattagaattaattttgtataaggtgttgataataattcaattcataagtacataattagtaatatatatatatatatatatatatatatagttgatgtacaccaaataaatttaaaattaaaatagcaaattaaaagacataataATAGTACTATGTTGTCAAGAGGGAAGCTTTATTTGTCGCATGTACGTACGTTTGTGATGTTGTCAGCAGAACAAACGTTTTGGCAGTTTGAGCATTcggaaaaacaaactttatataattaaaatacaaagctaGAAACCAAACTGGTTGTTGcggattttcttctttttagcACCATATTAAATAGAGATGACTTtgaatatcttttaattaatttatatatatatatatattgtcattattggaagatgatattaaaaaaaaatattcctatttgtttgtttgttttttttttttttgtttgagttTGAAGTGATTAATGAATCtgtaatattgcaaaatatGAATGGTAGGGGAATATTTGTTTAGTGGGTCcgttcttttatttatttatatttagaatgACTTCCACCAACATTAATTAGGTCGATagccttaattaattaagtaaaaatattggtactccataattataaaattgaatcttACTGTCTATGTCcataatatttgttagttgACATTAATTAGGTAAATGATATTGGCATCTCCTCTTTAATTAaggttagatttaattacacaaatactttttgtcttttataaaatttaagtacGTCTGTTAAagttgtagttgtaattatggATACTCATCTTATACAACGGTAgaattttacacaaacacttATTGCTCTAACACCCCCCCTTTGGGGCTGTATTTGTACGTTTGAAAGACCACAgaatgtttgtgtaattaggccaactattaattgttattattttcttatgtttAACATTAGTGATATTATTAGAAGTCGACAACTGGTGAGATGTGTGCAGATCGTTTGGAGAATTTTTTCAGCATACATATTTGttcaaaatcaatatttttactaGGAAGAAATtctcataaattacaagatgATGGTATTTATAAAGTATTGTACATttcatgaatattaattatctctatagaaaaaaaagaaaaaaagaaaaaaaaagataattggtgtgaaaattatgaaacacAAATTCCCTGTCAACAACTCTGAATCAACAGAAAGATGTGAACATTTGACCTCTGCACTAATTGTTGAATTCATGGAAGTGCAGATGCAGATGCATGCATGAGCATGACAATATGGGTATGCTCTTTGTAGTAATTGTTTTGTCAAGTACAATGGACAGCATCTCCTATGTATGTAGTTGTCTACCACAATCACAACAACTTTGTCCAAGTACAAAACCAAAGACCATTCACTTTTGACTAACCTCAAATTTTTGAAGTGGTAGActttggttctcaaaatcaTCATTTCTTTGTTAGAGTTTTACATGAACATCAATTACAATAATGTTGGGTTCTTCTTGTGTGATCATCAAGGGGTTAAGACttaattttgggtaaattacatatcagatttaatataattatgaatatccttttactgtttgaaaaataatatctctCTGATTTTAATGATCGTATAACAATCAGCCCATTTCATTAATTTCCGTTAAGTTTTCATCCACTTTTGAtagtgaactgaccaaaatgtcttcgtggactaaaaattataatttatttatttttaaaatttttttgattatttttattgactaactggatattttttcaaatattttcatccactCAGTccgatatttttataaaatttataatattttttttagaaaaatacaataagagtataattgataatttcatactcCCATCATACTCCCATTCAACGATTTCATAATCTCACCAAACGTCAGATGCATTAACCATTTCACAGGTATGCATTAATCACACTCTAGTTGAGATCACATCCGTGACCCCTAAAAACCTCAAActcattttgatttaaattctGAAGGATTTTAGTTGAGAGCCTCATCTCAAATGCTGATCGGTAATGtacatttcaaatttgaaaaataatatcattctactcttctctctcttctcatCATATGTAACTTTCTCCTCTCTCAATCTCTCTTCCCTTATTTGatgttttcatttcttctctcttatttttatcgttttgcattttcaatcatattattatcttACTGAGCTAAGTTTCTTTAAATgttactaattaatttcaaatttataatactaaatgcattgaaattattgaaataattccATATTACATggttgaaatataataatatgttacattatggtaaatttatattttatttaatatgaaattatttaaagtcGAGTTAAATAGACTTTGCCCTCCTCTAATATGCCCTCGGAgtagtatataaattttcaaacaacccCCAAACTTACTTGTTATTATATtcccaaaaaatcaaatccacTAGCAaccttattattttattaatataaaacttaaaagtTTTGGCTACATGTCCATGccaatatatatgtttggtaaattttaatactaaattaagtgtctttttgaaaaaaatagtttatgtTTATTGAGACAAAggtattacaattttaaatattttatagatgatagtattaaaataaaatgcttaCTTATCattgatataattaagatAGTAGCTATGATAAATACATAGTTGTTGTTCCCCCTcatcttattatataatctCAATATACATAACACAGTAATGACTAAATTGATAAGCCtcttttacatttaatttcttGTACTTGCGTATTATTGTGTTTTTAATGCTTCATCCTCTCTACCTATACCATAGATGAAGTTGTCAACAAGTTCAACTCTACAGTGTTGTCATGTGAACTTTGATTACTAAATGAAGGTTTTTATTGATTGCTTTTCTACACttgttatatttatgattttgtacCATATACTTCAACAATGAtggtataatattacatatgaCAAGCCGCCTACTTAAGAGAGTtgcttgaaatatataataggaAATTTAGacgaaaaattaagaattcattttttttttttttttgacaaatttgttaaattcttCATCACTTGTAATGAAGCATTCATACTTATTTGCGAAATTCTGCCGTATTCCACCTCCACCTTCAGCCCCGGTGGATCCGCCTTGAAAACATGTGCTTCCGGAGTCTCCTTCCAGTCGACACGAGCACCGGTTTTTACTCCGAAGACGGCATTTTCTATAGGCTTCCACTATGATATTTGATTTCTCTTATGtcttattaattactaaaagaattatataaataagataaaataagacttgtaattggagaaaaaaaacataacaacTTAACAAgaattgagataaaaatgtaaatcataaaaaaaaaagtacctaaaataaattttgttatataaaaaaatcc
The window above is part of the Sesamum indicum cultivar Zhongzhi No. 13 linkage group LG7, S_indicum_v1.0, whole genome shotgun sequence genome. Proteins encoded here:
- the LOC105167074 gene encoding uncharacterized acetyltransferase At3g50280-like (The sequence of the model RefSeq protein was modified relative to this genomic sequence to represent the inferred CDS: added 6 bases not found in genome assembly) produces the protein MVSESLPLVSRCTVFPDQKSTLGELKLSVSDLPMLSCHYIQKGCLFTRPPFPVSELVSLLKRSLSQALTHFPPLAGRLTTDSDGYVYITCNDAGVDFIHANGSHIYVRDLLVSNDDLPKAVKGFFALDQTVSYEGHFRPILSVQMTELADGVFIGCALNHAVTDGTSFWNFFNTFAELSRGVKRISRIPDFSRDSILISPAVLKLPVGGPTVTFSGDAPIRERIFRFSRESILKLKAKVNNNTVKREVNGGIDFAELMGKHSNDTRKYPEGKLTPLTWLMNAVSRETSQVNPTAEISSFQSLSALLWRGITRARKLPASKMTTFRMAVNCRHRLEPKLDPLYFGNAIQSIPTYATAGEVLGKDLRWCAEQLNKNVVAHGNATVRKYVEDWEQEPRCFPLGNFDGAMITMGSSPRFPMYENDFGWGRPVAVQSGRANKFDGKISAFPGGDGRGSVDLEVVLSPDTMAGLLSDPEFMQYVSSY